CAAAGAGGTCGTGAAGACTCTGCTGTCCCTTGACCCTCAGCCTCGAGATGGATACCAACAGAGTTGAAAGAATGAGTCCATAAAGAGCAAACGTTACAAGAAACTGATTTTGGAAATAACTCTGGTGAAAATATTGATTGCTGAATACAGCATAtgatgtaaaacaaacaaacaaacaaagtgtCTTCATCTTgtgagaaaattacttttctacCTAGGAAAAACTTTTCACAGACACATTTTGCCCAGCCCTGCTTCTCACACTGAGacaattcagaaaataatgcCTGACAAGGATAAGACTCCCTCCCAATACTCCCTGTTTAGACTGCTGCTTCTTAAACAGATTTGTAACTTCAGTCGCATGAAGCTAACATTAAATCGAATGATGCACTGGAGAAAGAAACTCTTCAGTGCATAAAGAACACTGACTGGGGAtgcaggaaagaagaaaaaacagttccAACCTTGATCTCGCTCCTTTTCAGAACGTGAAGGCACCCATGCGGGTAAGGTATGATTTTTATGCTCCTATGAGTGCCTCCACTGCTCTGTCAGGCCTCCTGAGAACAACCCAAGTGGTAACGGGATCGTGCAGGAAGGGGTTTCTCTTGCTCTCCTGGAGACAGTAAGGCAGAACAGACACATCATCGGCCTCGAATCCTAGTCGAGCAAGGCTGAAAAGGGGCCCCGAAGCAAGCACTCTGTGGCTGGCTGCGCTATTCACGAGAGGCTTGGGGAGTTCACGCCAACATACCTAGACCATCACATCCAGTCACCAAGTCTTCCCATTGCACTCACAAGCCACGTCTCAGTACatgcaagaagcagaagctcccatttttctttctaggcaCATTTTGTATTCCAGCCTAGCCCGTCTTGcatagtgataggacaaggggaaatggctttcagctaaaggagggtagattcagattcGATGTTAGAAcgaaattctttactgttaagagtggtgaggcactggaacaggttgcccacagaagCTTGTGGAGgcgccatccctggaggtgttgaAGGcaaggttggatgaggctttgggcaacctggtctagtggagggcgtccctgcccatggcaggggggttggaactagatgatctttgaggtgccttccaacccaaaccattctatgattctatgatcttctCCCCTTTTGTTAGAGACTTGGTGGCATACAGAGCTGAGATTGATGGTCCGCTTAAGCGTGCAGCCAGCACCAGTCTCTATTACTGAAATGAGCTGATGAGAAAAGTTGAAGAAGCCCCCTCATGTTCCACAGTATCTCCCAAACAGCCAAACCTCTCTCACCAAGAGAAAATGCGTTggcccttcctcttctccctgtaGAGAAGTGTCACCAGGTTGCAACTTGCCAGTTAGGCTCCCCTTGGAGATAACAGCCAATTACAAATGGAAAGTGTGCCGGGGAACTTCAAATTCCAGCCCTGATACATGGCACAAGTTAAAGGCAATCTCACATCACCAGCAGGAAACATTTGTTCTTTGATGTGACCCTCGGTGTACAGGCAGACTAATAATGGGAAAAGGTAGATGGGCAGGTAGGGCAGCAGCAAAAAacttcctctgccttcagtATCTCCAGGTTTCTGTGACTTCCCGGTGGTAGAAACCTGAAAGAATTGCACAGTGCCGTAGGCCGCGAGGGCTGGGGAAGATGGGGTTGTTTCCTCCTTGCAGCTGTGCAAAGGGCTGAAGTCTGCCAACACCTCTGTCAGGCCAGGGCGCGTCTCCTGGCAGGTTGCTGAGAAGAGCAAAGGTCTGTTCCCCAAGGCCTGACGGACTCTGCCATCCATCACAGCCGAGATGCTGGTGCACGCTGTTGGGTGTAATCGTTGGTCCCTCCCATTTTGAATGGACTGTGAAGAAGTACAATAAAGCTCACGCTATCTTCTGGAAGAATTGAGCTCTTCCCGTCTCACACAACAAAGCTGTCGTTTGCAGCTCAGTCCTTGGGGGTCCCCCCCCGTGCCTGTGGGACGCTTGGCTATGGGGGCAGAGCATGTGGGGAAGGGCTGGACTGCTTTCACGGGGCAGTGTTTAGCTCCGTTCAGGTGAAAGAGTGCTGTCAGAACTCTCTGCCTGGCTTACGCTGCTGATCTCGGTGCTCTGCCCTCGTCCTCGTCTTGCCATGTCTTGGTTGAGGCGTAGACGTGAAATGGAGAGAGGTGATTGTCCTCACTCATGCACAGCCCCTCTTCCCACAGATGAAGGCAAACAGGCCAGATCTTTGGGGGTACGTTGTTTTATTAGAGTTCTATCAAAGATATTAGAGGAGTGGTGTAGAGGGAATGACGGAGTCCAAAAGTGGGAGCAGGTGCCTGGGGCCTGGTCAGCGTcacctggaaggagaaaagtgagaagaaaaacaggtgaCCGTGGTGCCTTGTTTTTGAAAAGGCGGTCTTGAGTTCTCAGAAGCCCTGTCAGCAGGGGGAGATGCTTAAGGGCTGGTTGTTgacaagcagaggaggagagggcaggctgCCTTACCTTTCCCAGGCAGTAGTCTGCTGGCCCTGGCTTCACTGTTTTCTCGCCTCCAAGTCCACTTTTGGTTCCCATTGTGTACATGGGAGCCTTCTTTTTGTAGATGTCCAGTTCCACTTTGGGGAACGCAGCAGGACCTGGCGTCTGTAAGAGAGGCGGGGAGGTTGCTGGGTACAAAAGGCAGGTGCCGATTCTTGCCAAGTGCCCACAGGGGCTGCGCGAGTTGAGCTGGCTGGCCAGAGAAGTGGTGTGAGGGGCGCGGAGCGATGGGAACAAGGGCACCTCCTGTttccctgcagagaggcagatttCCCCGAGGAGGAGGGAGGTTCCCATCAGTGCCGATGAGCTTTGCCCCACCAGAACTGTTAGTGCTGGAAAACGAGGCACCGCAGGTGTCAACAGAGCATCCCCTCTCCCACTGTTAACAGCAGGAGAGCCAGGGGACCCCGTGGCTTCTCGGGTTTTGCCGCTGGCGCATAGAAGCGTGCGTTACGAGAGGCCGCAGCAGGCGCTGGAGTCCTTCTGCCCCGAGGAGAGAAGCTGAGCTTCAGCTGCTGACGTGAGAGAGCAGAGACGCATAGCTCACCTTGGAGAGGTCTTCAGCAAAGCCATTGTGCTTACTCCTCCCTTTCATGGAGTAGCACGGGCTGGCGTGGGTGTAGGCTGTGTTGGGTCCCACCAGCCGAGGCAGGGTGTAGGTGCCAGGACCTGGAAGGGCAATGGGAAGAGAGCGCGTGTGAgtcctgcagggagaggagcggTACCAGAGCGGGAGAGAAGCAGCCTGCCAAGCCTGCTACAAGGAGCAGGAAGGATGCCTCGCCCCTCCTCCCAATGCCTCCGTCTTCTGTCGCATGCAGCGTGTGTTGGCAGCTCCAAGCCTGAGTTGCCAGTCCTTCTGTGGGGTGGGAGAAGCTGGTGCTCTGGGACACCAAGCAAGCTTGTCCTGCTGTGCAGGCTTTTCCCTAGGCCTGTTGAAAAAGCCGCTCGGCACATTTTCCCTGGAGGGCACGCAGGCTGCAAGTGTTTGTGTATTTGCCCGAGTTCCCTCACCTGGAGATTGGTTGGTTTTGAGAGCCTTGTGCCGGAAGGCCATGGACTGCACCGGCGCGCACTGGTAGAGGTGTTTGTCGGCCTTGTCGGTGGAGTAGTCGCCtagggcagaggagaagcagagaaaagcagtgaagctgGGCTCTTTTCCTCAAGCCAAAGGGGAAAGGTCAGGAGGAGGCGCTCAGCCTTGTTCGCTTTCCGTCTGGAAACCTCTGAAGCCTCTTCAGGGTGCAAGCTGACGTTTTGTACGCCAGTAGCACAGGGCAAAAGGAAGGCGCGCTTGTCTTGCCTGAAGGAAGTGCTAGAGAAATGGTACTCACTTGGTCCAGGGGTGATCTCTGTCTTCACCTTGGGAAGTCCGCAAATGTGCTGTGCTGGAGCCGTGTGCTTCCCATGCCTGGTGATGGAGGGCTGGACATAGTACCGAGGACCCGGAGACGAGCTGTCTGTCATGGGTGGTTTGGCCCCTCGCAATGTGTATgcaggggctttggttttggtgggattGTGAGCCAGGTATCCTAGGAAGAAAAGCTTGTGAAAGGACACCTGCCTGCAACGGCATATTTAAAGCTAGTTTCTAAGAAGTGGAGTGGCTGGAGTTGCTGGCCTGAAGAAATTCCCTTCCTGTGCGACTTTTTCCTCCAAGCGTGATGCCAGCAGGCCAACACGGTGGTACAATGACTTCCAGCAAGAACGACGTAGGCATTGTGCAATTCATCAGAATACCGCCAAAATGCTATTGTTATGAAGTATTGCACCCCGAAACAGTTGCTCAGCTAACTTGGCATGAGAGCATGGAGGCCTGGAGCAAAGGGGAATGGAGCTGTGGCTGCTTGTCCCCTGGAGGTAGTGGGTGTGGTGCACCCCCCTTGCGATGGTGGTTTTACCTGTTGTCCCAGGGATTGAGTATTTGGGTCCCGGGCTGGTGAACTGCGCCAGGATGGGACCTCGTGGGCGATGAGGTCTCCAGGTGCCCACGTAGGCTCCGTCCGTGTTGGAGGTGGCTACAAAGCCTacggcaagagcagaagagttacCGAAGGGCTTCCCTGACAGAGGCCCGGTGCGAAACCTccctgggaggagcagcagtgcttcACCTTTCTCGGCCTTGGCCATCGGACTTGGAGTGGATGAACTACTTGACTGCTGCAGCTCTCGGTCGCGGAGCGCGGCGAGGGTGAGCAGGCAACCTCTCGGTCAGGAGAGGTTCTGGTGCCTGCTGCCAGGTGGCCTTGGGGACATGCCTTGGCTTGTCACGGAAGTGCACTGTGACCTCATACAGGCTCCTGGCATGTGTCAGATGTGACATTTGTGTCCTAGGACTGATTGAGAGCTGGGGAAGTCCAGCTTGCAGGGCCAGACCTTCATGACGTGTGCACGGCAGAAACACGCAACGAGGGAAAAACTGATGGCGTTCACGCGTTTAATCTAGCAGCCTTACGTTCTTCTACTGTTGGGCTCACGTAATAATAAGAATGTGCATTTGAACACCTGGAATTTCTATTTCGCCTCTTATTTTCCGCATGTGTcttaatctacattttttttttcctggcaaggGCAACGTGGGCCTGGTGTTAGTAAGCAGAATTTGCTGCCGGGGGCTCTCGCTTAGCAAGGTG
The DNA window shown above is from Grus americana isolate bGruAme1 chromosome 3, bGruAme1.mat, whole genome shotgun sequence and carries:
- the LOC129204569 gene encoding outer dense fiber protein 3-like, whose product is MAKAEKGEALLLLPGRFRTGPLSGKPFGNSSALAVGFVATSNTDGAYVGTWRPHRPRGPILAQFTSPGPKYSIPGTTGYLAHNPTKTKAPAYTLRGAKPPMTDSSSPGPRYYVQPSITRHGKHTAPAQHICGLPKVKTEITPGPSDYSTDKADKHLYQCAPVQSMAFRHKALKTNQSPGPGTYTLPRLVGPNTAYTHASPCYSMKGRSKHNGFAEDLSKTPGPAAFPKVELDIYKKKAPMYTMGTKSGLGGEKTVKPGPADYCLGKVTLTRPQAPAPTFGLRHSLYTTPLISLIEL